From one Prosthecobacter debontii genomic stretch:
- a CDS encoding CmpA/NrtA family ABC transporter substrate-binding protein: MRKPQTYLTVPGLLALLSLSAFGAETELLDVEKDQLRLGFIKLTDCAPLVIAKEKGFFEDEGLIVEVEAQANWKVLLDRVISGELDGAHMLAGQPIGATVGFGTKAEVITPVSLDYNGNAITVSNAVWAQMKKAIPLGSDGKPEHPIKADSFKPIVMEAKSAGKPLQFGMVFPVSTHNYELRYWLAAGGISPGYYFDPKSGEENIPGVLNGDLVISVTPPPQMPSTLEAGTIVGYCVGEPWNQQAVFKKIGVPVITDHEIWAYNPEKVFGITKAFAETNPNTTLALTKAIIRACAWLDANAENRKEAVKILSAPNYVGADEAVIANSMTGTFEYEPGDKRPAPDFNVFFKHHASYPWLSDCVWYLTQMVRWGQVKEQKPDAWYAETAKSVYRADLYEQAAKLLIKEGFFTEADFPLGTDGYRPATSEFIDGKTYDGHKPNDYLKSFEIGLK, from the coding sequence ATGCGCAAACCCCAGACCTACCTGACTGTACCCGGCCTTTTGGCCCTCCTCAGCCTCTCCGCCTTCGGCGCAGAAACCGAACTGCTCGATGTGGAGAAAGATCAACTCCGCCTCGGCTTCATCAAACTCACCGACTGTGCACCCCTCGTCATTGCCAAGGAAAAAGGTTTTTTTGAAGACGAGGGCCTGATTGTCGAAGTCGAAGCCCAGGCGAACTGGAAAGTCCTGCTCGACCGGGTGATTTCTGGCGAGCTGGACGGTGCCCATATGCTGGCGGGACAACCCATTGGCGCCACGGTGGGTTTTGGCACGAAAGCCGAGGTGATTACTCCTGTCAGCCTGGATTACAATGGCAACGCCATCACGGTATCCAATGCGGTATGGGCGCAAATGAAAAAAGCCATCCCCCTGGGTAGCGATGGTAAACCCGAACACCCGATCAAAGCGGACTCTTTCAAGCCGATCGTGATGGAAGCCAAATCCGCTGGCAAGCCCTTGCAGTTCGGCATGGTCTTCCCGGTTTCCACACATAACTATGAGTTGCGTTATTGGTTAGCCGCTGGAGGGATCAGTCCTGGCTACTACTTCGATCCGAAATCCGGCGAAGAAAACATCCCTGGAGTGCTCAATGGCGACCTCGTCATCTCCGTCACGCCGCCGCCGCAAATGCCTTCCACTCTGGAAGCGGGCACCATTGTCGGTTACTGCGTCGGTGAACCTTGGAACCAGCAAGCCGTTTTCAAAAAAATCGGTGTCCCAGTGATCACAGACCACGAAATCTGGGCCTACAATCCAGAGAAGGTCTTCGGCATCACCAAGGCTTTTGCCGAAACCAATCCGAACACCACGTTAGCACTGACCAAGGCAATCATTCGTGCCTGTGCATGGCTGGATGCCAATGCGGAGAACCGTAAAGAGGCCGTCAAAATTCTGAGCGCCCCTAACTACGTCGGCGCCGATGAAGCTGTCATTGCCAACAGTATGACTGGCACCTTTGAATATGAGCCTGGAGACAAGCGGCCTGCCCCTGACTTCAATGTCTTCTTCAAACATCATGCCTCCTATCCCTGGCTGAGTGACTGTGTCTGGTATCTGACCCAGATGGTGCGCTGGGGCCAAGTGAAAGAACAGAAGCCAGACGCGTGGTATGCCGAAACCGCAAAGTCTGTCTATCGAGCCGATTTGTATGAGCAGGCCGCCAAGCTACTGATCAAGGAAGGTTTTTTCACCGAAGCAGATTTCCCTCTCGGCACAGATGGCTACCGCCCGGCCACCTCGGAGTTCATCGATGGCAAGACCTACGATGGGCACAAACCCAATGACTATCTTAAGTCCTTCGAGATCGGACTCAAGTGA
- a CDS encoding CmpA/NrtA family ABC transporter substrate-binding protein, whose product MPKAALVSGPSLSGVIQPVRIGFIPLADCAPLLVAKEQDLFRKHGVQVELSCEVGWATIREKLLYGQVDAAHAIAGLALAMRLGLSTPPSRVVAPFVFNLHGDAITLSRDLWNRGVRDAASLKKLIRSTTSRRLTFGMVSRYAAHHFLLRQWLISGGINPDQDVRIVALPPTQMAANMAAGLIDGYCVGEPWNSVAVDKAVGWIVATSEQLAPNHPEKVLLMNESFISSHLDQAQAITAALREACAFCDVLENRPEVVRILAASGYFLNGEAILKKSLIGPLDLGTGQSMDASAFHIFHRREANEPLNERGMWLLNQFVQHGLILATQRAEASEALRECWSADHLLPPAATAASKTKKTSPSLSA is encoded by the coding sequence ATGCCAAAAGCCGCCCTTGTTTCAGGCCCCTCTCTCTCCGGGGTCATTCAGCCAGTCCGCATCGGGTTTATCCCGCTGGCAGACTGTGCCCCTCTGCTGGTGGCGAAAGAGCAAGATCTCTTTCGGAAGCACGGTGTGCAGGTGGAGCTGAGCTGCGAGGTCGGCTGGGCCACCATCCGGGAAAAGCTCCTCTACGGCCAGGTGGATGCTGCGCATGCCATCGCGGGTCTCGCGCTAGCCATGCGGTTAGGTCTGAGCACACCACCTTCTCGCGTCGTGGCTCCGTTCGTTTTCAATCTCCATGGAGATGCCATCACCCTCAGCCGGGACTTGTGGAATCGCGGGGTCCGGGATGCCGCCAGCCTAAAGAAACTGATCCGCAGCACCACATCTCGGCGGCTCACCTTCGGCATGGTCTCCCGCTATGCAGCGCACCACTTCCTGCTGCGCCAGTGGCTGATCTCGGGTGGTATCAATCCCGATCAAGACGTCCGCATCGTCGCATTGCCCCCCACTCAGATGGCCGCCAACATGGCCGCCGGGCTGATCGATGGCTACTGCGTGGGAGAACCTTGGAACTCTGTGGCCGTGGATAAAGCCGTTGGTTGGATCGTCGCCACCAGCGAGCAATTGGCCCCCAATCACCCTGAGAAAGTGTTGCTGATGAATGAGAGTTTCATCAGCAGTCATCTGGACCAAGCCCAAGCCATCACAGCCGCCCTGCGAGAGGCCTGCGCTTTTTGCGATGTCTTAGAGAATCGCCCCGAGGTCGTCCGCATCCTGGCAGCCAGCGGTTACTTCCTCAATGGCGAAGCGATTTTGAAAAAGTCCCTCATTGGTCCTCTCGACCTCGGCACCGGCCAAAGCATGGACGCCTCCGCCTTCCACATCTTTCACCGCCGTGAGGCCAATGAACCTCTGAATGAGCGGGGCATGTGGCTGCTGAATCAGTTCGTCCAGCACGGCCTCATCCTGGCGACTCAAAGAGCCGAAGCTTCCGAGGCTCTGCGTGAATGCTGGAGCGCGGATCACCTCTTACCGCCCGCCGCCACCGCCGCGTCCAAGACCAAGAAAACATCCCCTTCCCTATCAGCCTAA
- a CDS encoding LysR family transcriptional regulator, translated as MDQPLDTRQLRAFISLARSGSFTQAGRELHLTQSAISHGIKALETDLDCQLFHRQGKSVHLTHHGRELLPHAETIMRAMSQARASLGALDKNPRGRLTIGCTPAASQYILPTVFREFKESFPQYEIRVLPGETPEIMEKLQDNQVDLAVTLGPPDTSQLVCQTIFEDELEFLVSPLHPWVSKVPKIKDAVTETFIVSSRSSLNFLMIQEYFLKQGVRLQHFIELGSSEAIKELAKLGLGIAVAARWIAQSEIAAGQLVPIRLPKAKLRRRWVTSFLKGRPLNLAERTFIGLCEEVGRRMN; from the coding sequence ATGGATCAGCCCCTCGATACTCGGCAGCTTCGCGCCTTTATCTCCCTCGCCCGCAGTGGTAGCTTCACGCAGGCCGGGCGGGAACTGCACCTCACTCAGTCAGCCATCAGTCATGGCATCAAGGCCCTGGAGACAGACCTCGACTGTCAGCTTTTTCATCGCCAGGGAAAGAGTGTTCATCTCACTCATCATGGTCGCGAGTTGCTGCCTCATGCAGAAACCATCATGCGCGCGATGAGTCAGGCACGTGCTTCTTTAGGGGCTCTGGATAAGAATCCGCGCGGGCGCCTAACCATTGGTTGCACACCAGCAGCGTCTCAATACATCCTGCCGACGGTTTTTCGCGAGTTTAAGGAAAGTTTCCCCCAGTATGAAATCCGTGTGTTGCCTGGGGAGACCCCGGAGATCATGGAGAAACTGCAGGACAATCAAGTGGACCTCGCGGTGACGTTGGGCCCGCCAGACACCTCACAACTCGTCTGCCAGACCATCTTCGAGGACGAGCTAGAGTTCCTGGTTTCTCCTCTGCATCCCTGGGTTTCGAAAGTGCCCAAGATTAAAGATGCGGTGACGGAGACCTTCATTGTTTCCAGTCGAAGCAGTCTGAATTTCCTGATGATCCAAGAGTATTTTTTGAAACAAGGAGTGCGTCTTCAGCACTTCATCGAGCTGGGGAGCAGTGAAGCCATCAAGGAACTGGCCAAACTGGGATTGGGCATCGCTGTGGCAGCGCGCTGGATTGCGCAGTCGGAGATTGCGGCGGGGCAACTCGTGCCCATTCGGCTACCCAAGGCCAAGCTGCGCCGCCGGTGGGTGACATCGTTTTTAAAGGGGCGTCCCTTGAATCTCGCCGAACGCACCTTTATCGGTTTGTGTGAAGAGGTGGGACGTCGGATGAATTGA
- a CDS encoding NUDIX hydrolase: MPAAVALILDDEGRLLVTRRGHEPGFGKLGLPGGVIEPGETAEEAASRETLEEVGLAVPVGAFESFLTLPNIYWFQDYPWPTLDLFYLARVPSFESAQACPEEVSELFFISLAEVSVADFAFESNARAVTKLQEYAAQSVVSFRSPSHP, translated from the coding sequence GTGCCTGCCGCCGTAGCTTTGATCTTGGATGATGAGGGGCGTCTGCTCGTGACTCGTCGTGGTCACGAGCCTGGCTTTGGCAAACTTGGACTGCCGGGCGGGGTTATCGAGCCCGGTGAGACGGCCGAGGAAGCCGCATCTCGTGAGACCTTGGAGGAGGTGGGGCTCGCCGTTCCCGTGGGTGCCTTCGAATCTTTCCTGACTTTGCCTAACATCTATTGGTTTCAAGATTACCCATGGCCCACCTTGGATCTGTTTTATCTGGCTCGCGTGCCTAGCTTTGAAAGTGCGCAGGCTTGCCCTGAAGAAGTTTCCGAATTGTTCTTCATCTCGCTGGCCGAGGTTTCGGTGGCGGACTTCGCCTTTGAGTCCAATGCTCGTGCTGTGACCAAGCTGCAAGAATATGCTGCTCAGTCTGTTGTTAGCTTTCGTTCTCCTTCTCACCCATGA
- a CDS encoding SDR family NAD(P)-dependent oxidoreductase: MTHSLFDLSGKKALVTGGSKGLGKAMARGFAEAGADVMISSRSENELTAAAAEIQEGLSIKVEWMVADMTDRAQVKALASEAEQRLGKVDILINNAGANHPQAIDEITDEVWDRMVELDLTSCMALTRYLVPGMKERKWGRVIHISSVLGVGSKEKRNAYSACKAALIGLAKASAIDLGPFNITVNCLCPGPFLTDLPMSLLSESEKQAFANRTALQRWGLPRELAGPALMLASEAGSYITGEALLVDGGAFARAL; the protein is encoded by the coding sequence ATGACGCATTCACTTTTCGACCTTTCTGGAAAAAAGGCTCTCGTGACCGGTGGCAGTAAAGGCCTTGGCAAGGCCATGGCGCGCGGATTTGCTGAAGCCGGTGCGGATGTCATGATCTCTAGCCGTAGTGAAAATGAGCTGACAGCTGCGGCTGCCGAGATTCAGGAAGGTCTTTCGATCAAGGTGGAGTGGATGGTGGCCGACATGACCGACCGTGCCCAAGTGAAGGCCCTGGCTTCAGAGGCTGAGCAACGCTTGGGGAAAGTCGATATCTTGATCAATAACGCAGGGGCGAATCATCCCCAGGCAATCGATGAAATCACAGATGAGGTATGGGATCGAATGGTTGAGCTTGATCTTACCAGTTGCATGGCGCTGACTCGTTATCTCGTCCCGGGTATGAAGGAGAGAAAATGGGGACGTGTGATTCACATCTCGTCGGTGCTCGGAGTGGGCTCTAAAGAAAAGCGTAACGCCTACTCGGCCTGTAAAGCGGCTCTCATCGGTCTGGCTAAAGCTAGCGCCATCGACCTCGGCCCTTTCAACATCACCGTTAATTGCCTCTGTCCCGGTCCTTTTCTGACGGATCTGCCCATGAGCCTGCTCAGTGAGTCGGAGAAGCAAGCCTTTGCCAACCGCACGGCCCTTCAGCGCTGGGGACTCCCTCGTGAGCTTGCTGGACCGGCTCTCATGCTGGCCAGTGAGGCGGGGAGTTACATCACAGGGGAAGCTCTGCTGGTGGATGGCGGAGCGTTTGCTCGGGCTTTGTAA
- a CDS encoding ArnT family glycosyltransferase, whose protein sequence is MSSAPSLSILNSPRLATGLVVVTFLIYAVLAVLRHSDHPIWDEARYLEYARNLTHGFYVTDEDPNFVNGPAYPIVLMPFCQSPQAALGGRLLNAFFMAATVAFVWLTVRRYANGPWALAGAALTGFHPTLLWMGFALMSEPMSVFSLTGFVLAFTTALRQRSWAWSLLAALFFGWLIMTRVFFGHVLMATAVLCLALLLIREWRAALVRTLAILALSFGLCVPYLAYTQAKTGEFLCWSTNAGELLYWMSSHHEGENGHWFGKADVRSVPEVAVLHDAFYEQVLKHPILEREAMLKAAAVANFKSNPGKVAYNWVCNLTRLAFGFPRSHQPEELRTVVLILANGPLILMAIVAGYLGLRFWRTMPVEIWILMGMTAFYLGGTTLAPCLPRYFVLMVPVLWLGVAQAWHRHLQVTIKP, encoded by the coding sequence ATGTCTTCGGCTCCATCTCTCTCCATTCTCAATTCACCGCGTCTTGCCACAGGGCTCGTGGTCGTGACATTTTTGATTTATGCGGTCTTGGCGGTGCTGCGTCACTCGGATCACCCGATCTGGGATGAGGCCCGATATCTGGAATACGCGAGGAATCTGACGCATGGATTCTATGTGACGGACGAAGATCCTAACTTTGTCAATGGCCCGGCTTATCCCATCGTTTTGATGCCCTTCTGTCAGAGTCCGCAGGCCGCGCTCGGGGGGCGGTTATTGAATGCCTTTTTCATGGCGGCTACCGTGGCCTTTGTCTGGCTGACCGTCCGGCGTTATGCCAATGGCCCGTGGGCTCTGGCGGGAGCGGCCTTGACAGGGTTTCACCCCACCTTGTTATGGATGGGCTTCGCCCTGATGAGTGAACCCATGTCGGTTTTTTCTCTGACCGGTTTTGTCTTGGCCTTCACGACTGCACTCCGGCAGCGTAGCTGGGCCTGGAGCCTGCTTGCCGCTCTATTTTTCGGGTGGCTGATCATGACTCGCGTGTTCTTTGGGCACGTGTTGATGGCGACCGCCGTGCTCTGTCTAGCCTTGCTGCTCATCCGGGAATGGCGGGCAGCCCTCGTGCGGACACTGGCCATACTGGCGCTCTCCTTCGGGCTTTGTGTTCCCTACCTGGCCTACACTCAAGCTAAGACAGGGGAGTTTCTGTGCTGGTCCACAAACGCAGGCGAACTGCTTTACTGGATGAGCAGTCATCATGAGGGGGAAAACGGACACTGGTTTGGCAAGGCGGATGTTCGCTCCGTGCCTGAGGTGGCTGTTCTTCACGACGCCTTTTATGAGCAGGTGCTCAAGCATCCTATTCTGGAACGGGAGGCCATGCTGAAAGCGGCTGCTGTGGCCAATTTTAAGTCCAATCCAGGCAAGGTGGCTTACAATTGGGTATGTAACCTCACTCGCTTGGCTTTTGGATTCCCACGCTCTCATCAGCCGGAAGAACTCCGCACGGTCGTGCTCATCCTGGCCAATGGTCCCTTGATTCTGATGGCCATTGTGGCCGGATATCTCGGGCTGCGATTCTGGCGCACCATGCCTGTCGAAATCTGGATTCTCATGGGGATGACGGCTTTTTATCTCGGTGGAACGACCCTGGCCCCCTGTCTGCCGCGCTATTTTGTGCTGATGGTTCCCGTCCTCTGGTTGGGGGTGGCACAGGCTTGGCACCGTCACTTGCAGGTAACGATCAAGCCCTGA
- a CDS encoding bifunctional 3,4-dihydroxy-2-butanone-4-phosphate synthase/GTP cyclohydrolase II: protein MPSKKTPVCDSVESVIADIHAGRMVIVTDDEDRENEGDLICAAEAITPEMVTFMVREGGGMLCVPVSLEIATQLNLESMVPENREAFRTDFTVTVDAAVGITTGISSADRARTIRLLADAKSTIADFVQPGHINPLVAKPGGVLRRAGHTEAAVDLCRLAGLRQAGVLIEIMNPDGTMARMPDLKKFAKKHKLKICSIADLIAYRRRSEKLVEKMEVVDMPTDFGTFKLHLYKSSLDGVHHVALVMGEIDAETPTLVRVHSECLTGDIFASRRCDCGSQLHAAMNKVSEAGRGVIIYMRGHEGRGIGLHGKIMAYKLQEQGLDTVEANLKLGFAMDLRDYGIGAQIISDLGVRKIRLMTNNPRKVVGLEGHKLEIVEQVPVISQPNPHNQKYLETKKKKLGHKL, encoded by the coding sequence ATGCCCAGCAAGAAGACTCCAGTCTGTGACTCCGTTGAATCCGTCATCGCGGACATCCACGCCGGCAGGATGGTCATTGTGACGGACGATGAAGATCGCGAAAATGAAGGTGATTTGATCTGTGCTGCCGAAGCCATCACCCCTGAAATGGTGACGTTCATGGTGCGAGAGGGGGGCGGAATGCTCTGCGTGCCGGTGTCGCTGGAGATCGCCACCCAGCTCAATTTGGAGAGCATGGTGCCGGAAAATCGGGAAGCTTTTCGGACGGATTTCACGGTCACGGTTGATGCTGCTGTCGGTATCACGACAGGTATCAGCTCCGCTGACCGGGCTCGCACCATCCGACTCTTAGCGGATGCGAAGAGCACCATTGCTGATTTCGTCCAACCTGGACACATCAATCCGCTCGTGGCGAAACCCGGGGGCGTTCTGCGCCGTGCTGGACATACTGAGGCGGCGGTGGATCTCTGCCGTCTGGCTGGCCTGCGTCAGGCGGGGGTGCTCATCGAAATCATGAATCCGGACGGCACGATGGCACGCATGCCGGATCTCAAGAAGTTTGCGAAAAAGCATAAACTCAAGATCTGTTCGATTGCGGATCTCATCGCTTACCGTCGCCGCAGCGAGAAGCTGGTGGAGAAAATGGAGGTGGTGGACATGCCCACCGACTTCGGAACTTTCAAGCTGCACCTGTATAAGAGCAGCCTGGATGGCGTGCATCATGTGGCTCTGGTGATGGGTGAGATCGATGCAGAGACACCCACCCTCGTGCGAGTGCACAGTGAGTGCCTTACCGGAGACATCTTTGCCTCCCGCCGCTGCGACTGTGGCAGTCAGCTACACGCTGCCATGAATAAAGTGTCCGAAGCCGGGCGCGGCGTCATCATCTACATGCGCGGTCATGAGGGGCGCGGGATCGGTCTGCACGGCAAGATCATGGCCTATAAACTGCAAGAGCAGGGTCTGGATACGGTTGAGGCTAATCTCAAGCTCGGCTTTGCGATGGACCTTCGGGACTATGGAATCGGTGCCCAAATCATCTCAGATCTCGGCGTGCGTAAGATTCGCCTCATGACCAACAATCCACGTAAAGTCGTGGGGCTGGAAGGTCATAAACTGGAGATTGTGGAGCAGGTGCCCGTGATCTCTCAGCCCAATCCGCACAATCAAAAATACCTGGAAACCAAAAAGAAGAAGCTCGGTCATAAACTCTAA
- the ribH gene encoding 6,7-dimethyl-8-ribityllumazine synthase: MSQHGPSRPRPIQDRVSIAIVASLYNNQFVQGLLDAGRAELEELAPNAIITVYRVPGAFEIPVCAELVIKNTKPDAVITYGVIIRGSTEHADLVGASVTEALQQMAVRHTTPVVHEVLLVNSEAQAQERCLGTEINRGTEAAQAAVNMVALFRKMRANFTGQPEELA, encoded by the coding sequence ATGTCACAACACGGTCCCAGTCGTCCACGCCCCATCCAAGATCGCGTCTCCATCGCGATCGTGGCCAGTTTGTATAACAATCAGTTTGTCCAAGGCTTGCTGGATGCGGGTCGTGCGGAGTTGGAGGAATTGGCTCCCAATGCCATCATTACCGTTTACCGCGTTCCAGGAGCGTTTGAGATTCCGGTCTGTGCTGAACTGGTGATCAAAAACACCAAGCCGGATGCCGTCATCACCTATGGTGTCATTATCCGCGGTTCCACCGAGCACGCTGATCTCGTTGGGGCTTCCGTCACGGAGGCATTACAACAAATGGCCGTGCGTCATACCACTCCGGTGGTCCACGAGGTACTGCTGGTGAATTCTGAGGCTCAGGCGCAAGAGCGCTGCCTCGGCACTGAGATCAATCGTGGCACGGAAGCCGCCCAAGCGGCAGTCAATATGGTGGCGTTGTTCCGTAAAATGCGCGCCAATTTCACCGGTCAACCTGAAGAGCTTGCCTAA